In Terriglobales bacterium, the genomic stretch TGTGCTGGATGGCGGTGCCGAAGCCCGACCCATAGGCCAGCAGCAAGATGACGGTGGCGATGCCCCAGGCCATGCCGCACATGGTGAGAGTGGCGCGGCGGCGGTCGTGCTGCATGGCGCCGTACGCTTCGTGGAGCAGGTCGCTGAGCATCGTTACTCCTGTCTCAGGGCTTCCACCGGCGGCAGGGCCGCGGCTTTGCGCGCCGGATACACGCCGGCGGCGATGCCCGCCAGCGACAGCGAGCTGATGGCCAGGGCCGCGCTCGAGGCCACCAGCGTCGGGGGATCGAAGCCCTCGGGCGACGGCAGCTTGTGCAGGAAGTGCATGAGCAGCGCGGCCGCCCCCATCCCCACCGCCCCGGAGACGATAGTCAGCGTGATCCCTTCCAGTAGGAACTGGGTCAGGATGTTGTGATTGGTGGCGCCCAGCGCCTTGCGCAGGCCGATCTCCTTGGTCCGCTCCGCCACCGACACCAGCATGATGTTGATGATGCCGATGGCCCCCAGCGCCAGCGTCACCAGACCCACGCTGCCTAGGAACATGTTCATAGCATCGAAGATCTTGCCCACCATCTCCTGGTTCTTCACCGTGTCCCAGTCCTCGAAAGCATCCTCATTGTGGACGTCAAAGCCGTGGTTGCGGGCCACCACGGCGCGCGCTTCCTGCCGCGCCAGGTCATGGTCGGCCCTGCTGGTGGGCGTGTAATTGATGAACGAGACGGCGTTGGTCACGGGCGCGTCCTTCACCGCGAAGTACAGCGCCAGCGTCTCGTAGGGGATGTAGGCGCGGACCGAGGTCGAATTGTTCTCGTTCTTGGTGAAGTTGGAGATGACGCCCACCACCTCGAAGCGGATGCCGTTCAGCAGCACGTGCTTGCCGATGGGCGCTTCGTCGTTGGGGAACAGGTTGCGCTTCATCTCGTAGCCCAGCACCACGACGTTGCGCTTCTGCTCGTTGTCGAGGTCGTTGAGCCAGCGCCCTTTGCCGATGGGCAGGTAGCGGATCTTGTTGAAGATGGGCAGGATGCCGGTGACCTGGCCGTTGGAGCTCTGGAATTCGCTGACCGCCCGGATGTCGCCGCGGATCAGCAGCGGCGTGGCCCACTTGATGTGCGGTTGCTGGGAGATGTCGAGGTAATCCTGGTAGGTCAGCCAGTAGCGCCGCATCCCGGTGGCCTGGCCGGGCACCGCCGGTACCCGCCCCGGGAACAGGAACATAATATTCTCGCCGAGTTGGTCAAGCTCGCGCTGGTTGCCGGTGCGGAAGCCTTCGCCCACGCCCACCAGCAGCAACAACGAGCCCACACCCCAGGCGATCCCGAACATGGTCAGGAAGGAGCGCAGCTTGTGCGCCCACAGCGTGCGCAGGGTCTGGCGAAAGATATCGCCTAGGATCCGCATATGTTCTATTACGCGTCGCCGACGCGAAATGTTCCGGGTGGACTCCATGGATGAGACTGATTCTCCAGCTACTTGTCACCAAGGGGAAGAAAATTTAAGGGGGGCCGAGGCCCCCCGCTGACTCCCGACTCCTGCCTCCCGACTACCTTGTTTTCATCTCGCGCGCGGTCAGGCCGGCAACGTCGGGCGCTTTCGAACTGACCGCCGCCTTGGCCTTCTCGTCGGGATAGTCGTACACCCCGCGGCCGGTCTTGCGCCCCAGCCGCCCGGATTTCACGTACTGCACCAGAAGCGGTGCAGGGCGAAATTTCTCGCCCAACGACTTGTGCAGGTACTCGAGGATGTGCAGCCGCGTATCCAGACCGACAAGGTCCACTAGCTCAAAGGGTCCCATGGGATGGTTCAAGCCTAACTTTAAGGCGCGGTCGATGTCCTCGGCGCTGGCGATGCCCTCCTGCAGCATGTAAAACGCTTCGTTGCCGATCATGGCGTTGATGCGGCTGGTGATGAACCCGGGCGACTCCTTGACCACCACCACTTCTTTGCCCATGCGCTTGCCCACGCCGACCGCGGCCTCGAGCGTCTCGGCGTCGGTCTCCAGCGCGCGCACCACCTCCAGCAGCTTCATCTTGTGCACCGGATTGAAGAAGTGCATGCCCACGCACTTGGGCGCACGATAGGTCACGGAGGCGATCTCGGTGATCGAGAGCCCCGAAGTGTTGCTGGCCAGGATGGTGGTGGGGGCACAGATCTTGTCCAGCAGGGTGAAGATCTCGATCTTGGATTCCAGCTCTTCGGGGACAGCCTCGATCACCAGGTCGGCGGCGCGGGCGGCCTCCTCGATGGAGCCGGCGAAGTCGATGCGGTTGAATGCCCGGTCGGCCTCGGTCGCACTCACCTTGCCCAGCTCGACCGCTTTGTCCAGGTTGTCGCGGATCTCGGTCTCGGCCCGCCGGAGGCTGGCGGGCAGGATGTCTTCGAGGATGGTCTTGTAGCCGCCCAGCGCGGCGGCGTGGGCGATGCCCCGCCCCATGATCCCGGCCCCGATGACGGAGATGGTGCGGATCTCAGCCATTGCCGCCCTTTTCCAGCGACTCCAGCACCTTGATGTAGCTGGGGTCGGCCTTGCGCATGTACTCCGCCAGCCGCTTCTTCTCCTCCTCGTTCATCATCGGGGTATGGCCGATGATGCGCCGCAGCGTCGCCGAGATATCGTCCACGTAATTCATGACACGGATGAGTTCGCCTGTTGTGACTGCTGCCATGGTGTCCTCCTCCCAGGCTAGGCCGCGGCCGGGATTCCTGTTTCGCCGCAGGATGCGCGCGAATCTGTTATTTTCGTCGCTGCCGGGGATTTAGTAAAGTCGGGCAAGATGGATGGTAGAGACGGCCGTCAGGCCGTCTCCTGAGATGCCCTGACGGGCGTCTCTACTGAAAGTATGCTGCGCGACAAAAACCTGATCCCGCTCTCCCACCAGCACCAGCACGCGCTGGCACTCTGCGTCCGCATCGACCGCTCGCTGCAGGCGGGAGGCAAAGCGGAGGACTGGAACGACGAGATCGCCCGTGCCTTCGACACCGAGATCCAATATCACTTCGCGGCCGAGGAGCAGATCCTCTTCCCCGCTTGCGAGAAGTACGAGCCGCTCAAGCTACTGATCAAGCAGCTGCTCGCCGAACACGTCACGCTGCGCGGCTTCTTCGCCATGGCCGCGGCGAAGACCATGGACGTCCGCCAGCTCGCCACCTTCCACCAGAGCTTGTCGCAGCACATCCGCACTGAGGAGCGTGAGCTCTTCGAGCAATCCCAGAGGCTGATGCCGCAGCCGGAGATGGACGCGCTCGGCGCCGCCATGCAGCGCTACTTCGAGACCTCCGGCATGCCCGGCGCGGCGTGCGACATACGCTCCGAGGCCTAAGCCGGTAGCGCCCGGTCGCGATCGGTGACCTCGACCAGCGCGGCCAGCCGCTCGGCCAGCGCCGGCGTCAGCGCGCCGAGAGCGTAGCGCCAAGCCCAGTTGCCGTCCGGCTTGCTGGGCACATTCATGCGCGCCTCGCTTCCCAGTCCGAGCACGTCCTGCAAGGGGATGACGCACAGGTCCGCGACCGATCCCATGGCGCTGCGGATGAAGTCCCAGTGGATGCCGTCCTTCGATTCGCCCAAATACGCCCGCACCGCCCGGCGCTCCTCGTCGGTCGCCGAAGCCTTCCACCAGCCGGGAGTAGTGTCGTTGTCGTGCGTACCGGTGTACACCACGCAGTTGGTGGTGAAGTTGTGCGGCAGGTAGACGTGTGCGCCCTTGTTGCCGAAGGCGAACTGCATCACCCGCATGCCGGGGATGCCCAGGCGCTCGCGCAAGGCGTGGACCTCGGGAGTGATGAAGCCGAGGTCCTCGGCGATGAAGGGCAGGTCGCCCAGGGCGTTGCGCAAGGCGTGGAAGAGCTCGTCGTTCGGGCCTTTGACCCAGCGCCCACGCACCGCGGTGGGCTCGCTGGCCGGGATCTCCCAGTACGCCTCGAAGCCGCGGAAGTGGTCCAGGCGGACGATGTCGCAGGTCTGGGTAGCCCAGCGCATGCGCTGGATCCACCAATCGTAGCCGCGCTGCCGCAGCGCGTCCCAGCGGTAGAGCGGGCACCCCCAGCGCTGGCCGGTGACGCTGAAGGCATCCGGCGGCACCCCCGCCACCACGTAAGGGTTGCGCTCCCCATCCAGGTGAAAGATCTCGGGATGGGTCCAGACGTCGGCCGAGTCGTAGCTGACGAAGATGGCGATGTCGCCGATGATCTTGATGCCTTTACTCCGGCCGTAAGCGTGCAGGGCGTGCCACTGCTGGTAGAAGGCGAACTGGATGGCGCGCCGCAGTTCGAGCTCGCCGGCCAACTCGCGCCCCGTGCGGTCCAGGGCGGCCGGATCGCGCAGCGCCAGTTCCCGCGGCCAGGTGTTCCAGCTCCCCTCTCCATAGCGCTCGCGCAACGCTTCGAAGAAAACGTAATCGTCCAGCCACCAGATGTTCTCCTGACGCCAGCTCTCGAAACGGCGGAGGAACTCCGAGTTACCGGCGCGCAGGAAATTCCGGGCCGCTTCGCGAAGCAGCGGCCACTTGGCCGCCCGCACGCGCGTAAAATCCACCGCCCCTTGTGGCCGGCTGAGGCCGGAGAGGCTGGCGCGGTCGATCCACCCGTGCTCGGCCAGCCGTTCCAGGCTGATCAGCAGAGGGTTGCCAGCGAAGGCCGAGGTTGCGGAATAGGGCGAGTTGCCGATCCCCGGCGGAGCCAGGGGCAGCACCTGCCAGAGTCCCTGCCGGGCGGCAGCCAGGAAGTCTACGAAGGCGTACGCCTCCGCTCCCAGATCGCCGATCCCGCCGGCGGAGGGCAGCGATGTCGGGTGCAGCAGGATCCCGGAAGCGCGCTCGAATGGCATGGTCTGAAAGTGTAGGCCGGGCGCCCCGCCCGGCCAATGCCCCGGATGTAACGGTGTTCGGCTGACGATCGCCGGCCGACGACCGACGACTTCGTCCTACAGTCCCGCGCCCAGCTTCTGGTTGAAGATGCGGTCGCGCTCTTCCTTGTTCCAGCGGATCTTGCCTTCTTTTTCCATGCGCTCGCGCAGGCTGACGGCAAAATTCTGCAGCACCATCTCGCGCTTGCGCTGCAGCAGGGACTCGCGCAGTTGCTCCTGCGTCTTGTCGAAGTCGGCCAGTGAAGGCTCCTGCCGCTCGACCACCGAGAACACGATCCCATTGCCAGCGCCGCCGCGGATGGGACCGCTGATCTCGCCCGGCTTCATGGAGAATGCGACTGAGGCCTGGTCGGCCATGGAACCGACGTCGGGGACCTGCCCGGACGGCAGTACCAGCTCGCTGGTCTTGAGGGTGGCGCCCACTTCCTGGGCCGCCTTCTTCAGGTCGTGTTCAGCGTGGGCCCGGTCCGCCAGCTCTTGCGTCTTCTGTCCCAACAGCTGCTGGGCACGCTCTTGCTTGAAGTCGGCCTCGACCCGCGGCTGGATCTGCTCGAAGGTGGGCGTCTGCGCCGGCTTGATCTGCGTCACCTGGTACACGACGAAGCCTTGGGCGACCGGGGCCACGGCGGGCGCCGATTTCTCGGTGGCGCTGAAAATCCGGTCCATCAGCTCCGGCGAGAGCCCCACCCCGGGTAGCTGGCTGCGGCGGGTGAACAGCTCCGGCTCGGTTACCGCGAAGCCATTCTTGGCCGCCGCCTGCTCCAGCGGCAAAGTGCGGGCCTGCGACTGGATGGCGTTGGCGATCTGCTCGGCGTCGCGCTGCGCCTTTTGCTGCTTGACGATGGGCTCGATCTGCGCTTTCACCTCGTCGAAGCTCTGCAGGTGGGCGCTGCGCTTGTCGTCCAGGCGGATGATGTGGAAGCCGAACGGGCTCTGCACCAGCCCGCTGGTCTCTCCCTTGTTCAGCGCGAACGCCGCCTGCTCGAATTCCTTGACCGTGCGGCCGCGCCCGATCCAGCCGAGAGATCCGCCCTGGTCCTTGCTCCCCGGGTCCTCGGAGTACTTCCTGGCGAGGGCGGCGAAGTCGCCGCCGGCGCGCACCTGCTTCAGGACGTCCTCCGCCTCCTTGCGCGCGGCTTCCACCTTGGCGGTGTCTTTCGCGTCCGCCGCGGCGATCAGGATGTGCCGGACGTTGACCTCATCCTGCACCCGGAACTGCTCTTTGTGCTCGTTGTAGTAGCGCTGCAGGTCATCGCGCGTCACCGGCATCTTCTCGGCGACCCTGGCCGAGTCCACCACCACGTACTTGGCCTTGCGCTGCTCCGGGATGGCGTCCTTGTAGCGTCCCTTGTTGTGCTCGAAGTAGGCGCGCAGTTCCG encodes the following:
- a CDS encoding peptidyl-prolyl cis-trans isomerase encodes the protein MIRFLQTPGKFKKIALGSILVFFSAAMVIQLIPGGFLGESFGFANTTPGVLAQIDDQQVTTQEVEARAQQIREQRSYPQQLMPFIRQQAADGIVTARAMMVEANRLGLKVTDADLRQELQSGYWGQTLFPNGEFVGEARYEDFVMKNLRMSVAEFEQALKTELLLRKLRGLVADGVVVLPEELKANYLKENTKVKLEYAVVSPEDVMKQVHASEAELRAYFEHNKGRYKDAIPEQRKAKYVVVDSARVAEKMPVTRDDLQRYYNEHKEQFRVQDEVNVRHILIAAADAKDTAKVEAARKEAEDVLKQVRAGGDFAALARKYSEDPGSKDQGGSLGWIGRGRTVKEFEQAAFALNKGETSGLVQSPFGFHIIRLDDKRSAHLQSFDEVKAQIEPIVKQQKAQRDAEQIANAIQSQARTLPLEQAAAKNGFAVTEPELFTRRSQLPGVGLSPELMDRIFSATEKSAPAVAPVAQGFVVYQVTQIKPAQTPTFEQIQPRVEADFKQERAQQLLGQKTQELADRAHAEHDLKKAAQEVGATLKTSELVLPSGQVPDVGSMADQASVAFSMKPGEISGPIRGGAGNGIVFSVVERQEPSLADFDKTQEQLRESLLQRKREMVLQNFAVSLRERMEKEGKIRWNKEERDRIFNQKLGAGL
- the malQ gene encoding 4-alpha-glucanotransferase; this translates as MPFERASGILLHPTSLPSAGGIGDLGAEAYAFVDFLAAARQGLWQVLPLAPPGIGNSPYSATSAFAGNPLLISLERLAEHGWIDRASLSGLSRPQGAVDFTRVRAAKWPLLREAARNFLRAGNSEFLRRFESWRQENIWWLDDYVFFEALRERYGEGSWNTWPRELALRDPAALDRTGRELAGELELRRAIQFAFYQQWHALHAYGRSKGIKIIGDIAIFVSYDSADVWTHPEIFHLDGERNPYVVAGVPPDAFSVTGQRWGCPLYRWDALRQRGYDWWIQRMRWATQTCDIVRLDHFRGFEAYWEIPASEPTAVRGRWVKGPNDELFHALRNALGDLPFIAEDLGFITPEVHALRERLGIPGMRVMQFAFGNKGAHVYLPHNFTTNCVVYTGTHDNDTTPGWWKASATDEERRAVRAYLGESKDGIHWDFIRSAMGSVADLCVIPLQDVLGLGSEARMNVPSKPDGNWAWRYALGALTPALAERLAALVEVTDRDRALPA
- a CDS encoding ABC transporter permease; protein product: MRILGDIFRQTLRTLWAHKLRSFLTMFGIAWGVGSLLLLVGVGEGFRTGNQRELDQLGENIMFLFPGRVPAVPGQATGMRRYWLTYQDYLDISQQPHIKWATPLLIRGDIRAVSEFQSSNGQVTGILPIFNKIRYLPIGKGRWLNDLDNEQKRNVVVLGYEMKRNLFPNDEAPIGKHVLLNGIRFEVVGVISNFTKNENNSTSVRAYIPYETLALYFAVKDAPVTNAVSFINYTPTSRADHDLARQEARAVVARNHGFDVHNEDAFEDWDTVKNQEMVGKIFDAMNMFLGSVGLVTLALGAIGIINIMLVSVAERTKEIGLRKALGATNHNILTQFLLEGITLTIVSGAVGMGAAALLMHFLHKLPSPEGFDPPTLVASSAALAISSLSLAGIAAGVYPARKAAALPPVEALRQE
- a CDS encoding 3-hydroxyacyl-CoA dehydrogenase NAD-binding domain-containing protein, with translation MAEIRTISVIGAGIMGRGIAHAAALGGYKTILEDILPASLRRAETEIRDNLDKAVELGKVSATEADRAFNRIDFAGSIEEAARAADLVIEAVPEELESKIEIFTLLDKICAPTTILASNTSGLSITEIASVTYRAPKCVGMHFFNPVHKMKLLEVVRALETDAETLEAAVGVGKRMGKEVVVVKESPGFITSRINAMIGNEAFYMLQEGIASAEDIDRALKLGLNHPMGPFELVDLVGLDTRLHILEYLHKSLGEKFRPAPLLVQYVKSGRLGRKTGRGVYDYPDEKAKAAVSSKAPDVAGLTAREMKTR
- a CDS encoding hemerythrin domain-containing protein, with protein sequence MLRDKNLIPLSHQHQHALALCVRIDRSLQAGGKAEDWNDEIARAFDTEIQYHFAAEEQILFPACEKYEPLKLLIKQLLAEHVTLRGFFAMAAAKTMDVRQLATFHQSLSQHIRTEERELFEQSQRLMPQPEMDALGAAMQRYFETSGMPGAACDIRSEA